The Fulvivirga ligni genome window below encodes:
- a CDS encoding DUF6691 family protein has product MKYLKFLILGIAFGLVLIKAEVISWYRIYEMFRFQSFHMYGVIGSAVVTGMILLALAKKLKSKDMYGNFIHVPPKDKGWKRYLFGGIFFGLGWALTGACPGPMYILIGKGFTVFIVVMISAVFGTFFYGLVKDKLPH; this is encoded by the coding sequence ATGAAATACTTAAAGTTTTTAATTCTAGGAATCGCGTTTGGTCTAGTTCTCATAAAGGCTGAGGTAATCTCATGGTATAGAATATACGAAATGTTCAGGTTTCAGTCATTTCACATGTATGGCGTGATTGGTTCTGCTGTGGTTACGGGAATGATATTGTTGGCTTTAGCTAAAAAGTTGAAGTCAAAGGATATGTATGGCAACTTCATTCATGTGCCACCAAAAGATAAAGGCTGGAAGCGCTATTTGTTCGGTGGTATTTTCTTCGGATTAGGCTGGGCGCTAACAGGAGCATGTCCTGGACCTATGTATATTCTAATTGGTAAAGGTTTTACTGTATTCATAGTAGTAATGATATCTGCTGTTTTCGGCACCTTTTTCTATGGTTTAGTAAAAGATAAGCTGCCACAC
- a CDS encoding YeeE/YedE family protein — translation MVEYLVSPWPWYVAGPLIAVIMYLMFYSGKTFGVSSTFRSMCSIGGAGRFADFFRFDWKAQNWNLVFVLGAFLGGIIAAVWLNNPNAMVLDETVVQEFKAMGISNPGVTMEPAEIFDWDQLLTLRGIIFMVFGGFLVGFGARYAGGCTSGHAITGLSSLQLPSLIAVIGFFIGGLISTYFLIPIFVSL, via the coding sequence ATGGTTGAATATTTAGTTAGTCCCTGGCCCTGGTATGTGGCCGGACCTTTGATTGCCGTTATCATGTATCTGATGTTTTATTCGGGCAAAACTTTTGGAGTTTCATCTACCTTCCGTTCCATGTGTAGTATTGGTGGAGCAGGACGATTTGCAGATTTTTTCAGGTTCGATTGGAAAGCGCAAAACTGGAATTTAGTATTTGTTCTGGGAGCGTTTCTGGGTGGTATAATAGCCGCAGTTTGGCTTAATAATCCTAATGCAATGGTGCTGGATGAAACTGTGGTTCAGGAGTTTAAAGCCATGGGTATCAGTAACCCAGGTGTTACGATGGAGCCTGCCGAAATTTTCGACTGGGATCAACTTCTTACTTTGAGAGGAATCATTTTTATGGTGTTTGGAGGATTTTTAGTTGGTTTTGGAGCTCGCTATGCTGGTGGATGTACTTCCGGACATGCTATCACTGGGCTGAGTAGCTTGCAATTACCTTCATTAATTGCTGTGATTGGCTTTTTTATCGGCGGCCTTATTAGTACTTATTTTCTAATCCCAATTTTCGTGTCTTTATAA
- a CDS encoding sulfite exporter TauE/SafE family protein, with amino-acid sequence MEIFLGYLSAVLIGLSLGLTGGGGSILTVPLLVYVIGINPILATAYSLFVVGVSAGVGAINAIKKGMLEFKSAFTFAIPSMISVFITRKFIVPAIPSQILEINGFELTKEVAVMILFAVLMILAAFSMIRAGGDGYQQKATHTHPYMLVVVGLVVGLIAGIVGAGGGFLIIPALVLLAGIPMKSAVGTSLLIISSQSLIGFLGDVTERVIDWVFLLEFSLIAVAGIFIGMAIAKKISNKHLKAIFGWFVLCMGVYIILAEVFFEI; translated from the coding sequence ATGGAAATATTCTTAGGTTATTTATCAGCCGTTCTTATAGGCTTAAGCTTAGGTCTTACCGGGGGAGGAGGCTCAATCTTAACAGTGCCATTACTGGTGTACGTTATTGGCATTAACCCTATTTTGGCAACGGCCTATTCTTTATTTGTGGTTGGAGTTTCAGCGGGTGTAGGCGCTATTAATGCTATTAAAAAGGGCATGTTGGAGTTTAAGTCTGCATTCACCTTTGCTATCCCTTCCATGATATCGGTTTTTATAACCCGTAAGTTTATTGTTCCAGCTATTCCCAGTCAGATATTAGAAATAAACGGATTTGAGCTTACTAAAGAAGTCGCAGTGATGATATTATTTGCTGTACTTATGATATTAGCTGCCTTTTCTATGATCCGGGCTGGAGGAGATGGTTATCAACAAAAAGCCACTCACACTCACCCGTATATGTTGGTTGTAGTGGGGTTAGTGGTAGGTTTAATAGCCGGAATAGTAGGTGCAGGAGGCGGCTTTCTGATTATTCCTGCATTGGTGTTATTAGCGGGTATTCCCATGAAATCAGCCGTTGGCACTTCATTACTTATCATTTCAAGTCAGTCTTTAATAGGGTTTTTAGGTGATGTCACTGAAAGAGTCATTGATTGGGTCTTTCTGTTGGAGTTCTCCCTCATTGCTGTGGCGGGGATCTTCATAGGAATGGCCATTGCCAAAAAAATCTCTAATAAACATTTGAAAGCAATTTTTGGATGGTTTGTATTATGTATGGGGGTATACATTATACTGGCTGAAGTATTTTTTGAAATTTAA
- the cydB gene encoding cytochrome d ubiquinol oxidase subunit II, whose product MDYQVLWFIIVGFLLTGYAILDGFDLGVGALHLFAKGDHDRRILLNSIGPVWDGNEVWLVTAGGALFAAFPHVYATAFSGFYLPFMILLFALIFRAVSIEFRSKEDMKGWRKFWDVAFSIGSIFAALLFGVAIGNVIMGFKIGSDMEYQGSFLDLISPYTVLTGVFNLIMFSMHGAIYLNLKTEGQLKERVKRWAFRAYYIFVPFYAITTFFTMLKRPEMLANFSFGLIEHIDEPHPLIAHNQIIVSVIAWIVVVLNALAILNIHRSLVKSKPLNAFVSSALMMMAIILFFALGLFPNMMVSNLSPEYNLDIYNSASSDYTLKTMFILACIGLPFVLGYTSIIYWTYRGVTKITDTSY is encoded by the coding sequence ATGGATTATCAGGTTCTATGGTTTATTATCGTTGGTTTCTTGCTAACCGGTTATGCTATTCTGGATGGCTTTGACCTTGGAGTAGGAGCATTGCATCTTTTTGCGAAAGGAGATCATGACAGAAGAATTTTGTTGAACTCCATTGGCCCTGTGTGGGATGGGAATGAGGTGTGGTTAGTAACAGCTGGAGGAGCTTTATTTGCGGCATTTCCGCATGTATATGCTACTGCATTTTCAGGGTTTTATTTGCCTTTTATGATTTTGCTGTTCGCACTTATTTTTAGGGCTGTTTCTATTGAGTTCAGGAGCAAAGAAGATATGAAAGGTTGGCGTAAATTCTGGGACGTGGCCTTTTCCATAGGGTCTATCTTTGCTGCCCTTTTATTCGGCGTAGCCATCGGAAATGTTATTATGGGCTTCAAAATTGGGAGTGACATGGAGTATCAGGGCTCTTTTCTTGATTTGATAAGTCCGTACACGGTGCTCACTGGCGTATTTAATCTTATTATGTTCAGTATGCATGGGGCCATCTATCTCAACTTAAAAACAGAAGGCCAATTGAAAGAAAGAGTGAAAAGATGGGCTTTCAGAGCGTACTATATTTTTGTGCCCTTCTATGCCATCACCACCTTCTTTACTATGCTAAAAAGGCCTGAAATGCTGGCAAATTTCTCTTTCGGGTTGATAGAACACATTGATGAGCCACATCCGCTAATTGCTCATAATCAAATAATTGTGTCTGTAATTGCGTGGATCGTGGTGGTATTAAACGCCTTGGCCATACTAAATATTCATAGATCTCTGGTTAAAAGTAAGCCTCTAAATGCCTTTGTATCTTCAGCGCTGATGATGATGGCGATTATCTTATTCTTTGCCTTAGGTTTATTTCCGAATATGATGGTTTCAAACCTTTCTCCAGAGTACAATCTGGATATCTATAATTCGGCCTCTTCTGATTATACTTTAAAGACCATGTTCATCCTTGCTTGTATTGGGTTACCCTTCGTATTGGGTTACACATCAATCATTTACTGGACTTATAGAGGAGTAACAAAGATTACTGATACCAGCTATTAA
- a CDS encoding cytochrome ubiquinol oxidase subunit I — MSVEDLSRLQFAFTAMFHYIFPPFSIGLGLLLVVFESLYYFTKKKVYEVITRFWIKIFAANFSVGVATGIVLEFEFGTNWATYSRFVGDVFGSPLAAEGIFAFFLESGFLAVLLFGWNKVKPGFHLFATMMVALGSIMSGFWIIVANSWQQTPVAYELVQDMNGFTRAVITDFWQVIFSPSSMSRFAHSIVGAFIQGAFLVLSVSAYFLLKKKHLEFAQKSFTIALIVAACASLLQPWVGHISAHVAYEHQPAKMAAFEGLYETQENAPMYLMGYVDEETETTHGIAVPGALSYLLSWDFDYEVKGLDQFAKEDRPPVNHVFQSYHIMIALGMFFIGITLLALFFRWRKSLFNKRWLLKLFVASVILPVIANQAGWYSAERGRQPWLVYGLLRTEDGISKAVSAPEVWTSLILFGLVYLLLLFVWLYVLNKEIKHGPESHAQMETDYRERHEQFDSLNESLK; from the coding sequence ATGAGTGTAGAAGACTTATCCAGACTGCAGTTTGCATTCACAGCCATGTTTCATTACATATTTCCACCTTTTAGTATAGGCCTGGGCTTGTTGCTGGTGGTGTTTGAATCTTTATACTACTTCACGAAAAAGAAAGTGTATGAAGTAATCACCAGGTTTTGGATTAAAATCTTTGCTGCTAACTTTTCAGTGGGGGTGGCCACTGGCATTGTTCTGGAGTTTGAGTTTGGAACTAACTGGGCTACTTATTCACGTTTTGTGGGTGATGTCTTTGGTTCGCCGTTGGCTGCCGAAGGTATTTTTGCCTTTTTCCTTGAGTCAGGATTTTTGGCAGTTTTACTTTTTGGTTGGAATAAGGTAAAGCCAGGTTTTCATCTTTTTGCCACCATGATGGTTGCCTTAGGCTCTATCATGTCTGGTTTTTGGATAATAGTGGCTAATTCTTGGCAGCAAACACCTGTGGCCTATGAGCTGGTACAGGATATGAATGGCTTTACAAGAGCCGTGATCACCGATTTCTGGCAGGTGATATTCAGTCCATCATCCATGTCGCGCTTTGCGCATTCTATTGTAGGCGCATTTATTCAAGGAGCCTTTTTGGTGCTTTCTGTTTCTGCCTATTTCTTATTGAAGAAAAAACATTTGGAGTTCGCTCAAAAGTCTTTCACCATAGCGCTAATAGTAGCGGCCTGCGCTTCTCTGTTACAACCATGGGTAGGGCATATCAGTGCGCATGTGGCCTATGAACATCAGCCGGCAAAAATGGCCGCTTTTGAAGGTTTGTATGAGACCCAAGAAAATGCCCCCATGTATCTGATGGGTTATGTAGATGAGGAAACAGAGACCACTCATGGGATAGCGGTGCCTGGAGCTTTGAGTTACCTGCTAAGCTGGGATTTTGATTATGAGGTGAAAGGGTTAGATCAGTTTGCAAAAGAAGATAGGCCGCCGGTAAACCATGTATTTCAGAGTTATCATATCATGATAGCACTTGGAATGTTTTTTATTGGGATAACCTTATTGGCACTATTCTTCAGGTGGAGGAAAAGCCTGTTCAACAAACGATGGCTTCTAAAGCTTTTTGTAGCTTCCGTAATCCTTCCGGTAATAGCCAATCAGGCTGGTTGGTATTCTGCGGAAAGAGGCAGGCAGCCCTGGTTAGTATATGGATTACTCAGAACGGAAGATGGAATTTCCAAAGCTGTCTCAGCCCCTGAAGTATGGACCTCTTTGATCCTTTTCGGACTTGTATACTTACTCTTGCTTTTTGTATGGCTTTATGTGCTAAATAAGGAGATAAAGCATGGTCCTGAGTCTCATGCTCAAATGGAGACAGATTATAGAGAAAGACATGAACAGTTTGATTCACTAAACGAAAGCCTTAAATAA
- a CDS encoding alkaline phosphatase D family protein, whose product MKKNILYLAATILLISCGKKTEEKHEETVAKAPEITISKIAFGSCTHQHDRLQMWDEIREQNPGLIILTGDNIYCDTHSMDTLKKEYDFQKNRPDYQAMVKSAPTIGIYDDHDFGVNDGGKMYPQKKESKALLLDFLDVPKDNEVYNHEGAYQSYTYNDGKLKVILLDTRYFRDTLEIDTQTAARYLANAEGDILGEEQWTWLEKELKESKADINLIISSIQIIPEEHLYEKWANFPSARKRFFDLISATQPKGAILISGDRHMAEISKIELENLPYPLYEITSSGLTHTWSKENPEANKYRVENKIVKKNYGVLEFKYQDNKVQTTIEIKGNADSTFLRHSFLL is encoded by the coding sequence ATGAAGAAAAACATACTATATCTAGCAGCAACAATTCTACTTATTAGCTGTGGAAAAAAGACTGAAGAGAAACACGAAGAAACAGTAGCTAAAGCACCAGAAATAACCATCTCAAAAATTGCTTTTGGCTCATGTACACATCAGCATGATAGGCTTCAGATGTGGGATGAGATAAGAGAACAAAATCCAGGTCTGATAATTCTTACCGGAGATAACATCTACTGCGACACCCATAGTATGGACACTTTAAAGAAAGAATATGACTTTCAAAAAAACAGACCTGATTATCAGGCCATGGTAAAAAGCGCCCCTACCATTGGTATATATGACGATCATGACTTTGGAGTTAATGATGGTGGAAAGATGTATCCGCAGAAAAAAGAGAGTAAGGCATTGCTGCTAGATTTCCTCGATGTGCCCAAGGATAATGAAGTATACAACCATGAAGGTGCCTATCAGTCATATACCTATAATGATGGGAAGCTAAAAGTGATCTTATTGGATACTCGCTATTTCAGAGATACCCTGGAGATTGACACCCAAACCGCTGCTCGCTATCTGGCCAATGCTGAGGGTGATATTTTAGGTGAAGAGCAATGGACATGGCTAGAGAAAGAGCTCAAAGAAAGTAAAGCCGACATTAACCTGATCATCAGCAGCATACAGATTATACCTGAGGAGCATCTTTATGAAAAATGGGCCAATTTCCCATCTGCCAGAAAAAGATTTTTCGATTTGATCAGTGCTACTCAACCGAAAGGAGCCATACTAATCAGCGGTGACAGGCATATGGCTGAAATATCGAAAATAGAACTGGAGAATTTACCTTATCCACTATACGAAATCACCTCTAGTGGCCTCACTCACACCTGGTCAAAAGAGAATCCTGAAGCCAACAAATATAGGGTTGAGAACAAGATAGTGAAGAAAAACTATGGTGTGTTGGAATTTAAATACCAAGATAATAAAGTTCAGACAACGATTGAAATTAAAGGAAACGCAGATAGTACGTTTTTAAGACATTCTTTCCTTTTGTAA
- a CDS encoding circularly permuted type 2 ATP-grasp protein: MLFSTYQSGGNYDEMFTTEGECRDHYVAFKTALENIPKKKLYRLQHSTDKAQMAMGMTFNVYHDQEGLEKILHLDIVPRIISGSEWKKLEIGLEQRICALNLFLQDIYNDRKILKDGIVPKELILSSKDYLEPLVGFTPPKSIWCHITGTDLVRDQKGNFYVLEDNLRCPSGVSYLLESREIVKRAFPELFNKLGVRPVSDYPIKLLNMLQSLTGKERPTVGLLTPGVYNSAYFEHSYLAQQMGVELVTGADLLVQDKKVYMQTTKNLQQVDVLYRRVDDTFLDPLTFNPASMLGVPGLFDAYKAGNIALANAPGTGVADDKAVYSYVPQIIKYYLDQDPILENVPTYLCEQQDHRQYVLDNIHDLVVKETNAAGGYGMLIGPKSTKQDHARFRDLIKNNPRNYIAQPTLSLSTVPTISDENIEPRHVDLRPYILYGDKIEVLPGALTRVALVKGSLVVNSSQGGGSKDTWVLYD; encoded by the coding sequence ATGCTCTTCAGTACATATCAAAGTGGTGGAAATTATGACGAAATGTTCACCACGGAAGGTGAATGCAGAGACCACTATGTAGCTTTTAAAACGGCCTTAGAAAACATCCCTAAAAAGAAGCTTTATAGGCTTCAGCATTCTACCGACAAAGCCCAGATGGCCATGGGTATGACCTTTAATGTATACCATGACCAGGAAGGCTTAGAGAAAATTCTTCATTTAGACATCGTGCCCAGAATTATAAGCGGCAGCGAATGGAAGAAACTAGAAATAGGCTTGGAGCAACGTATCTGCGCCCTCAACCTATTTCTCCAGGACATTTATAATGATCGGAAGATTCTTAAAGACGGAATTGTTCCGAAAGAGCTCATTCTTTCCAGCAAAGACTATCTTGAACCACTAGTTGGCTTTACCCCTCCTAAATCTATCTGGTGCCATATTACAGGAACCGATTTGGTAAGAGACCAAAAAGGAAACTTTTATGTTTTAGAAGATAATCTTAGATGTCCCTCTGGCGTCTCCTATTTATTGGAGAGTAGGGAAATTGTGAAAAGAGCATTCCCGGAGTTATTTAATAAACTGGGTGTAAGGCCGGTATCTGATTACCCTATCAAGTTATTAAACATGCTACAGTCACTCACAGGCAAAGAGAGACCGACTGTAGGATTACTTACACCTGGAGTTTACAACTCTGCTTATTTCGAGCACTCATATCTGGCTCAGCAAATGGGAGTAGAACTAGTAACCGGAGCCGACTTGCTAGTGCAGGACAAAAAGGTTTATATGCAAACCACCAAGAACCTACAGCAAGTAGACGTTCTCTACCGCCGCGTAGATGATACCTTCCTGGATCCGCTTACTTTTAACCCTGCCTCTATGCTTGGAGTACCCGGACTATTCGATGCCTACAAGGCCGGGAATATTGCCCTGGCAAATGCACCCGGCACCGGCGTGGCCGATGACAAGGCTGTGTATTCATATGTACCTCAAATCATAAAATATTATCTGGATCAAGATCCTATTTTAGAAAATGTACCTACTTACTTGTGTGAGCAACAAGACCACAGGCAGTATGTACTGGATAACATCCATGATCTGGTAGTGAAAGAAACCAATGCAGCAGGCGGCTACGGCATGCTCATAGGTCCTAAGTCCACCAAGCAAGATCATGCAAGATTCAGAGATCTTATTAAAAATAATCCGCGAAACTATATCGCACAACCCACACTCTCGCTATCTACTGTTCCAACTATTTCTGACGAAAATATAGAACCTCGTCATGTTGACCTAAGACCATACATTCTCTACGGAGATAAAATAGAGGTTTTACCAGGTGCACTCACCAGAGTGGCATTGGTAAAAGGCTCTCTTGTGGTAAACTCGTCACAAGGTGGGGGCAGTAAAGATACCTGGGTGTTATATGATTAA
- a CDS encoding alpha-E domain-containing protein codes for MLSRVADSIYWLGRYLERAENYARFIDVNYNLMLDLPPGMDEQWEPLIAVTGDLENYKNRYTQSDRKNAIYFLAFDEENPNSLLSSITRARENARVVRENLTKETWEKLNEVYLQAKQGYKAKIWKMDDPRGFFIHIKYSIQLLYGIADNSVARTEGWYFNKLGHYLERADKTSRVLDVKYHILLPSPEEVGSPLDYLHWMALLKSVSGFNTYRRAYGKIVPNGVVEFLMLDKYFPRSIFFCLTEAEECLYKISGYSGKGYSNSTEKLMGKLRSRLEYADVNEIIKDGLHEYIDELQAKINDISNSVHDNFFLIKDNFIQQQTIEE; via the coding sequence ATGTTAAGCAGAGTTGCAGACTCCATCTACTGGCTAGGTAGGTATTTGGAAAGAGCCGAGAATTATGCACGTTTTATTGATGTAAACTATAACCTGATGCTAGACCTGCCTCCAGGTATGGATGAGCAGTGGGAGCCTCTTATAGCAGTAACGGGCGATCTGGAAAATTACAAAAACAGATACACCCAGTCTGATCGGAAAAATGCCATTTATTTTCTAGCCTTTGATGAAGAAAACCCCAACTCCTTACTTTCCAGCATTACCCGAGCCAGGGAAAATGCCAGGGTGGTTAGAGAAAACCTTACCAAGGAAACATGGGAGAAACTGAATGAGGTTTACCTGCAAGCCAAACAAGGTTATAAAGCCAAAATATGGAAAATGGATGATCCCAGAGGTTTTTTCATTCATATAAAATACTCCATCCAGCTGCTCTACGGTATCGCTGATAACAGCGTGGCCAGAACAGAGGGCTGGTACTTTAACAAGCTGGGACATTATTTAGAAAGAGCTGACAAAACTTCGAGGGTTTTAGATGTAAAATACCATATCCTACTTCCATCTCCTGAAGAAGTGGGCTCGCCACTGGACTACCTTCACTGGATGGCTCTATTGAAGTCAGTAAGTGGCTTCAACACCTATAGAAGAGCCTATGGAAAAATAGTACCCAATGGCGTAGTAGAATTCCTCATGCTGGATAAATATTTCCCCAGATCTATTTTCTTTTGTCTTACTGAAGCTGAAGAATGTTTATACAAAATTTCAGGTTATTCTGGCAAAGGATACAGCAACAGCACCGAGAAATTAATGGGTAAATTGAGGTCCAGGCTAGAATATGCCGATGTAAATGAGATCATCAAAGATGGCCTCCACGAATATATCGATGAGCTTCAGGCAAAAATTAATGACATTTCTAATTCTGTGCACGATAATTTCTTTTTAATAAAAGATAATTTCATACAGCAACAAACTATAGAAGAATAA
- a CDS encoding peptidase, whose product MTYCLGIKTREGIVGLADTRITSGTETTTAKKIFTVNKKKHSFFIMTSGLRSVRDKAITYFKEIVEEEDENFNKLYKIVNKFADQIKRVATEDKESLEQAGMSFNLFSIVGGQLEKDTEPKLYLLYPQGNWIEIGEGTPFVIIGNTGFGNPILKRALHYDDDMKFALRVAFLSFDATRISANDVDFPIDTVILKNNSFDIIEHRFDDKELGQLSDAWNTRIKNGISDLSADVLNSAFKPENNRTIKMM is encoded by the coding sequence ATGACATACTGTCTAGGAATAAAAACAAGGGAAGGCATAGTAGGTCTGGCGGATACCAGGATCACTTCAGGTACAGAAACTACCACCGCAAAAAAGATTTTTACGGTAAATAAAAAGAAGCATTCTTTCTTTATTATGACCTCAGGGCTTAGGTCTGTAAGAGATAAGGCCATTACATATTTCAAGGAGATTGTAGAAGAAGAGGACGAGAATTTTAACAAACTCTATAAGATAGTAAACAAATTCGCTGACCAGATCAAAAGAGTAGCCACGGAAGACAAAGAGTCTCTGGAGCAGGCTGGCATGTCTTTCAACCTTTTCTCCATAGTGGGTGGTCAGCTAGAAAAGGACACTGAACCTAAGCTTTATCTTTTGTACCCTCAGGGAAACTGGATAGAAATAGGTGAAGGAACTCCTTTCGTAATTATTGGCAACACTGGCTTTGGCAATCCCATATTAAAAAGAGCACTTCATTACGACGATGATATGAAGTTTGCCCTCAGAGTAGCTTTCTTGTCATTTGATGCCACCAGAATAAGTGCCAATGATGTGGATTTCCCAATAGACACGGTCATTCTTAAAAATAACAGCTTTGATATAATAGAACATCGGTTTGATGATAAGGAACTGGGCCAGCTATCTGATGCATGGAATACACGCATCAAAAATGGCATCTCAGATTTATCTGCTGATGTGCTGAATTCGGCCTTCAAGCCAGAAAATAACCGTACTATTAAAATGATGTAA
- a CDS encoding transglutaminase family protein, with product MLLNIEHHTDYHYEEAVFLEPHYFYLKPQSRPHLDLKSFEVKVKPYPTGISERLDAENNAYIQTWLNDKTDHFNVTTIVTLELKEHNQFNFLLDPVITLSVKQIYNDGEMNFLRPYLQFEDEKEVNQFALQFAEAKDYDPISFMTSIVEEISEKWDHTIRMEQNILPIEKCFKEQKGSCRDLAIMLINMLRSMGLASRFVSGYAYNPDLGDGHELHAWVDVLLPGAGWVGLDPSLGLFTNETYIPLATSYTPEMTMPVKGTYRGKVKSSLDTKVTITEA from the coding sequence ATGCTTTTAAATATTGAGCATCACACAGATTACCACTATGAAGAAGCGGTTTTTCTGGAACCACACTATTTCTACCTTAAACCACAAAGCAGACCCCACCTTGACCTTAAATCTTTTGAGGTCAAGGTGAAGCCTTATCCTACTGGCATTTCTGAAAGATTAGACGCTGAAAATAACGCTTACATCCAAACCTGGCTAAATGACAAAACGGATCATTTTAATGTAACTACCATTGTTACCTTAGAGCTTAAGGAACACAATCAATTTAATTTCCTACTAGATCCTGTTATCACTTTAAGTGTGAAGCAAATTTATAATGATGGGGAAATGAATTTTCTTCGCCCATACCTTCAATTTGAAGATGAAAAGGAGGTCAATCAGTTTGCACTGCAATTTGCTGAAGCAAAAGACTATGACCCTATATCTTTTATGACTTCCATTGTAGAAGAAATAAGTGAAAAATGGGATCATACTATAAGGATGGAGCAGAACATTTTGCCTATTGAAAAGTGCTTCAAAGAACAGAAGGGTTCATGTAGAGACCTAGCTATAATGCTTATTAACATGCTGAGATCTATGGGATTAGCTTCCAGGTTTGTGAGTGGATATGCCTACAATCCTGACTTAGGAGATGGCCATGAACTGCATGCCTGGGTAGATGTTTTGCTTCCTGGTGCAGGTTGGGTAGGTCTTGACCCAAGCCTGGGATTATTTACTAACGAAACCTATATTCCTTTAGCCACCAGCTATACACCTGAAATGACTATGCCGGTAAAAGGTACGTACAGAGGAAAGGTAAAATCATCATTAGATACAAAAGTTACCATAACCGAAGCGTAG
- a CDS encoding Crp/Fnr family transcriptional regulator gives MKEKASLEIEQILREYFPELSEEALIKLISENGQLSQVKAGEKIMEYGQSIKSMPLLYDGAIKIMRRSVDEHELFLYYLQAGETCAVSLTCCMANEQSQIRAVAEEDSNMILIPVHFMDEWTSKFKSWKNFVMNTYRTRFEELLNTIDGIAFHKMDERLWTYLVDKSSARNSHQLDITHQEIAFELNSTREVISRLLKQLERSGQVKLGRNKIQVIV, from the coding sequence ATGAAAGAAAAAGCATCATTGGAGATAGAGCAAATTCTTAGGGAATACTTTCCTGAATTATCTGAAGAAGCTTTGATAAAGCTGATTTCTGAAAATGGTCAGTTGTCTCAGGTGAAGGCCGGGGAGAAGATAATGGAGTATGGTCAGTCTATTAAAAGTATGCCGTTGCTTTATGATGGTGCTATAAAGATCATGAGAAGGAGTGTAGATGAGCACGAGCTTTTCCTTTATTATCTACAGGCAGGAGAGACCTGCGCCGTTTCATTAACTTGCTGTATGGCCAATGAGCAAAGTCAGATCAGAGCTGTAGCAGAGGAGGATTCCAATATGATTCTCATTCCTGTTCATTTTATGGATGAGTGGACAAGTAAATTCAAGAGCTGGAAGAATTTTGTTATGAATACTTATCGAACTCGTTTTGAGGAATTGTTAAATACTATAGATGGAATAGCCTTTCATAAAATGGACGAGCGTTTATGGACTTATCTTGTTGATAAATCATCAGCCCGAAATTCTCATCAGCTTGATATTACTCACCAGGAAATTGCCTTTGAGTTAAATAGCACCCGGGAGGTGATTTCCAGATTACTCAAACAGCTGGAAAGAAGCGGCCAGGTAAAGCTTGGAAGGAATAAAATTCAGGTTATAGTCTAA